A genomic segment from Nocardia cyriacigeorgica GUH-2 encodes:
- a CDS encoding Bax inhibitor-1/YccA family membrane protein: MRATSNPVFKNLPKQEGGGYANFGSGVAGAGQLGQQFGNQYGQPPQYQPYQQAPATRSMTIDDVVTKTGITLGVLAVSALISYILSSANNGLAPLFVIVGGLVGLVLVLVASFGRKMDNPAIVLGYAVAEGLFLGALSLMFTGVEFGGAGGSALIGQAVLGTFGVFAGMLVVYKTGAIRVTPRFTRMIVGAMIGVLVLIVGNLIASFFTDGGFGLRDGGPIAIIFSLVCIAIAAFSFLLDFDAADQLIRAQAPEKAAWGVALGLTVTLVWLYVEILRLLSYFQND, encoded by the coding sequence GTGCGCGCCACAAGCAATCCGGTATTCAAGAATTTGCCGAAACAGGAAGGCGGCGGCTACGCCAACTTCGGTTCGGGCGTGGCCGGTGCGGGGCAGCTGGGCCAGCAGTTCGGCAACCAGTACGGCCAGCCCCCGCAGTACCAGCCCTACCAGCAGGCCCCCGCCACCCGGTCGATGACCATCGACGACGTGGTGACCAAAACGGGCATCACGCTGGGTGTGCTGGCGGTCTCGGCCCTGATCTCCTACATCCTCAGCAGCGCCAACAACGGCCTGGCGCCGCTGTTCGTGATCGTCGGTGGCCTGGTCGGCCTGGTGCTGGTGCTGGTCGCCAGCTTCGGCCGCAAGATGGACAACCCCGCCATCGTGCTCGGTTACGCGGTCGCCGAGGGTTTGTTCCTCGGTGCGCTGTCGCTGATGTTCACCGGCGTCGAGTTCGGCGGTGCGGGCGGTTCGGCGCTGATCGGCCAGGCGGTGCTGGGCACCTTCGGTGTGTTCGCGGGCATGCTGGTCGTCTACAAGACCGGCGCCATCCGCGTCACCCCGCGGTTCACCCGCATGATCGTCGGCGCGATGATCGGTGTGCTGGTGCTGATCGTTGGCAACCTGATCGCGAGCTTCTTCACCGACGGCGGCTTCGGCCTGCGTGACGGCGGCCCGATCGCCATCATCTTCAGCCTGGTCTGCATCGCGATCGCCGCGTTCAGCTTCCTGCTCGACTTCGACGCCGCCGACCAGCTGATCCGCGCCCAGGCGCCGGAGAAGGCCGCCTGGGGCGTCGCCCTCGGCCTCACCGTCACCCTGGTCTGGCTCTACGTCGAGATCCTGCGCCTGCTGAGCTACTTCCAGAACGATTAG
- a CDS encoding helix-turn-helix domain-containing protein has translation MNTEDGTGPSLPLRQLGNYFRRARSDAHLTLDQVASLMEWSPSKLSRLERGQPGKLTTRDIAALCEFLEFEEDQKAAMLSLAQQASGKFWWHSYNEPVPHGFNVFVGMESRARHLEIYRPDIVPGLLQTAEYARVLDRMHFQPDSAEDQDLRIALRMKRKKLFTRKVKPVTVNAVIHESVLRTVVGNRSVMTEQLAFLADVSTRPNVDIRVLPFVAGYPMGYAVGPYIILEFNSGAADPTVVYIENYTGDLYLEGESDLRMYRAATAAIRGAALDAVSSRSLLRQLAKEYRR, from the coding sequence ATGAACACTGAGGACGGCACCGGCCCGTCACTCCCACTGCGCCAGTTGGGGAACTACTTCCGCCGCGCCCGCAGCGACGCCCACCTCACCCTCGACCAGGTCGCGTCGCTGATGGAGTGGAGTCCGAGCAAGCTCAGCCGGTTGGAACGGGGGCAGCCGGGGAAGTTGACGACTCGGGACATCGCAGCGTTGTGCGAATTTCTCGAGTTCGAGGAAGACCAGAAGGCCGCAATGCTCAGCCTCGCCCAGCAGGCTTCGGGCAAGTTCTGGTGGCACTCATACAACGAGCCTGTCCCGCACGGCTTCAATGTTTTTGTGGGCATGGAGAGTCGAGCCCGCCACTTGGAAATCTATCGACCCGATATCGTTCCCGGCTTGCTGCAAACGGCCGAGTACGCGCGCGTCCTCGACCGCATGCACTTCCAGCCCGACAGCGCGGAAGACCAAGACCTGCGCATCGCGCTGCGAATGAAGAGGAAGAAGCTCTTCACTCGAAAGGTCAAGCCCGTGACAGTCAACGCGGTAATACACGAGTCCGTCCTGCGCACCGTGGTCGGCAACAGGTCAGTGATGACCGAGCAGCTGGCGTTCCTTGCTGATGTCAGCACACGCCCGAACGTCGATATCCGCGTGCTGCCCTTCGTTGCCGGATATCCGATGGGATACGCCGTCGGGCCCTACATCATTCTCGAATTCAACAGTGGAGCAGCGGATCCGACGGTTGTCTACATCGAAAACTACACCGGTGACCTGTACCTTGAAGGAGAGTCCGACCTGAGGATGTACCGCGCGGCAACAGCTGCGATCAGGGGCGCTGCCTTGGACGCGGTGTCCAGTAGGAGCCTGCTCAGGCAGCTGGCAAAGGAGTACCGGAGATGA
- a CDS encoding acetyl-CoA C-acetyltransferase, with product MPEAVIVSYARSPIGRAGKGSLVSMRPDDLATQMVRAALDKVPALDPAQIDDLMLGCGQPGGEAGFNMAKVVATQLGYDFLPGVTLNRYCSSSLQTTRMALHAIKAGEGDVFISAGVETVSRFPKGTSDGWPDTHNEKFAEAEARTVKRAEGGSDGWADPRESGELPDVYIAMGQTAENVAQYTGISREDQDHWGVRSQNRAEEAIKAGFFEREITPVTLPDGTVVSTDDGPRPGTTYEKISQLKPVFRPDGTVTAGNACPLNDGAAALVIMSDTKAKELGLTPLARIVSTGVSGLSPEIMGLGPIEAVRKALKIAGKTIDDIDLYEINEAFAVQVLGSARELNMDLDRLNVSGGAIALGHPFGMTGARITATLINNLQTHDKQFGLETMCVGGGQGMAMIIERLS from the coding sequence ATGCCTGAGGCCGTCATCGTTTCGTACGCCCGCTCCCCCATCGGCCGCGCAGGCAAGGGTTCTCTGGTGAGCATGCGGCCGGACGACCTCGCCACCCAGATGGTCCGCGCCGCCCTCGACAAGGTCCCCGCGCTCGACCCGGCCCAGATCGACGATCTGATGCTCGGCTGCGGCCAGCCCGGCGGCGAGGCCGGCTTCAACATGGCCAAGGTGGTGGCCACCCAGCTCGGCTACGACTTCCTGCCCGGCGTGACCCTCAACCGGTACTGTTCGTCGTCGCTGCAGACCACCCGCATGGCGCTGCACGCCATCAAGGCCGGTGAGGGCGATGTGTTCATCTCCGCCGGTGTGGAGACCGTCTCGCGCTTCCCGAAGGGCACCTCCGACGGCTGGCCCGACACCCACAACGAGAAGTTCGCCGAGGCCGAGGCGCGCACCGTCAAGCGCGCCGAGGGCGGCTCCGACGGCTGGGCCGACCCGCGCGAGAGCGGCGAGCTGCCCGACGTCTACATCGCGATGGGCCAGACCGCCGAGAACGTCGCCCAGTACACCGGCATCTCGCGCGAGGACCAGGACCACTGGGGCGTGCGTTCGCAGAACCGCGCCGAGGAGGCCATCAAGGCCGGCTTCTTCGAGCGGGAGATCACTCCGGTCACCCTGCCCGACGGCACCGTGGTCTCCACCGACGACGGCCCCCGCCCCGGCACCACCTACGAGAAGATCTCGCAGCTCAAGCCGGTCTTCCGCCCCGACGGCACCGTCACCGCCGGTAACGCCTGCCCGCTCAACGACGGCGCCGCCGCCCTGGTGATCATGAGCGACACCAAGGCCAAGGAGCTGGGCCTGACCCCGCTGGCCCGCATCGTCTCCACCGGTGTGTCCGGTCTGTCGCCGGAGATCATGGGCCTCGGCCCGATCGAGGCCGTCCGCAAGGCGCTGAAGATCGCCGGCAAGACCATCGACGACATCGACCTCTACGAGATCAACGAGGCCTTCGCGGTGCAGGTGCTCGGCTCGGCCCGCGAGCTGAACATGGACCTGGACCGGCTCAACGTCTCCGGCGGCGCCATCGCCCTCGGCCACCCGTTCGGCATGACCGGCGCCCGCATCACCGCGACGCTGATCAACAACCTCCAGACCCACGACAAGCAGTTCGGCCTGGAGACCATGTGCGTCGGCGGCGGCCAAGGCATGGCCATGATCATCGAGCGCCTCAGCTGA
- a CDS encoding DUF397 domain-containing protein, producing MNMDLSEANWFKSSRSAGASECVEVAHLNHDLVGVRDSKNPTGPALIFTPTAWDSFTTTIQQHHFPHHA from the coding sequence ATGAATATGGATCTATCCGAGGCCAACTGGTTCAAGAGCAGTCGTAGCGCCGGAGCATCCGAATGCGTCGAGGTCGCCCACCTGAACCACGACCTCGTCGGCGTCCGCGACTCCAAGAATCCCACCGGCCCGGCCCTCATCTTCACCCCCACTGCCTGGGACAGTTTCACCACCACGATCCAGCAACACCACTTCCCCCACCACGCATAG
- a CDS encoding DUF305 domain-containing protein — translation MFITRTRMLVAAIAAAALTVAGCGDDSTGTTETTTSAAATTTASTRTDFNAADVTFLQMMYPHHAQAVDMAKMVPSRTQNPQLLALAAEVEAAQAPEMQQFTTLLESFGKPAPTAGEHGGHGGHDMPGMMTPEQMTALENATGPEFDRMWMQMMIEHHLGAIDMANTVLAEGVNPDTKALANGIIAAQQAEIDQMRQMLGQN, via the coding sequence ATGTTCATCACCCGTACCCGAATGCTGGTCGCCGCCATCGCCGCGGCCGCGCTCACCGTCGCCGGCTGTGGCGACGACTCCACCGGCACCACCGAAACGACCACCAGCGCGGCGGCCACCACCACCGCGAGTACCCGCACCGATTTCAACGCCGCCGACGTCACCTTCCTGCAGATGATGTACCCGCATCACGCGCAGGCCGTCGACATGGCGAAGATGGTGCCGAGCCGGACCCAGAATCCGCAGCTGCTGGCGCTGGCCGCGGAGGTCGAGGCCGCGCAGGCGCCGGAAATGCAGCAGTTCACCACGCTGCTGGAGAGCTTCGGCAAGCCCGCCCCGACCGCCGGCGAGCACGGTGGACACGGCGGCCACGACATGCCCGGGATGATGACGCCCGAGCAGATGACGGCGCTGGAGAACGCCACGGGCCCGGAGTTCGACCGGATGTGGATGCAGATGATGATCGAGCACCATCTCGGCGCCATCGACATGGCGAACACGGTGCTGGCCGAGGGCGTCAATCCCGATACCAAGGCGCTGGCTAACGGCATCATCGCCGCCCAGCAGGCCGAGATCGATCAGATGCGGCAGATGCTCGGCCAGAACTGA
- a CDS encoding class I SAM-dependent methyltransferase, with product MLNVEDLLGRLRRYPDVEAPNLYAVDAADRLILDVAGDALAAADSGEVAVIGDNYGALTLGAAVAHDLRGLRVHQDLLTGELALAANARTLGLADRYTAHALGAELLKGVRVVLLRLPRVLAGLSEIADAIARFAEPDVKVFAGGRDKYLTTTMNEVLGESFTDVRASRGRQKSRMLLVSGPKQVGEPPFPVREHIDELDIDVVAHGAAFSGARLDMGTRFLLQHMKTMKPDARNAIDLGCGTGILAVALAKARPRLEVVGTDQSAAAVASAVATVAANQVADRVTVVRDDAMSTAPDNSADLVLCNPPFHVGAAVHTGSAIKMFAQTGRVLRPGGELWTVYNSHLNYRGVVERMVGRTDVIGRNRKFTVTRSVCGLHDAKER from the coding sequence GTGCTGAATGTGGAGGATCTGCTGGGGCGGCTGCGCCGGTATCCAGATGTGGAGGCGCCGAATCTGTATGCCGTCGATGCCGCTGACCGTTTGATTCTCGATGTCGCGGGGGACGCGCTCGCGGCCGCCGATAGCGGGGAAGTTGCCGTTATCGGCGACAACTACGGCGCCCTCACCCTCGGCGCGGCCGTGGCACACGACCTGCGCGGACTGCGCGTGCACCAGGATCTGCTCACGGGCGAACTCGCCCTCGCCGCCAATGCCCGCACCCTCGGCCTCGCCGACCGCTACACCGCCCACGCCCTCGGCGCCGAACTGCTCAAAGGTGTGCGGGTGGTCCTGCTGCGCCTGCCCAGGGTGCTGGCCGGGCTGAGCGAGATCGCCGACGCCATCGCCCGATTCGCCGAACCCGACGTCAAGGTCTTCGCCGGCGGTCGCGACAAATACCTCACCACCACGATGAACGAAGTGCTCGGCGAATCCTTCACCGATGTGCGCGCCAGCCGCGGCCGGCAGAAATCGCGGATGCTGCTGGTCAGCGGTCCGAAGCAGGTGGGTGAGCCGCCGTTTCCGGTGCGCGAGCACATCGATGAACTCGATATCGACGTCGTCGCGCACGGCGCCGCGTTCTCCGGCGCCCGCCTCGATATGGGCACTCGATTCCTGCTCCAGCACATGAAGACGATGAAGCCCGACGCCCGCAATGCCATCGACCTCGGCTGCGGCACCGGGATCCTGGCCGTCGCGCTCGCCAAGGCCAGGCCGCGGCTGGAAGTGGTCGGCACCGACCAATCCGCTGCCGCGGTGGCGTCGGCGGTGGCCACGGTCGCCGCCAATCAGGTCGCCGACCGGGTGACGGTGGTGCGCGACGACGCGATGTCGACCGCACCGGACAACAGCGCCGACCTGGTGCTGTGCAACCCGCCTTTCCATGTGGGTGCGGCCGTGCACACCGGGTCGGCGATCAAGATGTTCGCCCAGACCGGACGAGTATTGCGGCCCGGCGGCGAGCTGTGGACCGTCTACAACTCCCATCTCAATTACCGGGGCGTGGTGGAACGAATGGTCGGGCGCACCGACGTCATCGGGCGCAACCGCAAATTCACCGTCACCAGGTCGGTGTGTGGCCTGCACGATGCCAAGGAACGGTAG
- a CDS encoding AMIN-like domain-containing (lipo)protein, whose product MRNKLVVGLVAVGVVGFAAGCGDSDPTPATVVDAPATSPETSTTMAAPPSAPADAAPKRAQASGDAALTVTDISVGHHEGFDRVVYELGGTGTPGWEVEYVDQAVQDGSGNAIDVAGQAVLEVRITGSVYPFDSGVEPYSGPDPVVDPSTPAIAGVYRTIVFEGVTQSFVGVNGERPAFSVSALSGPTRLVIDIATS is encoded by the coding sequence ATGCGTAACAAGCTGGTGGTCGGCCTGGTTGCCGTCGGCGTCGTCGGATTCGCGGCGGGCTGCGGTGACAGCGACCCGACCCCCGCCACCGTTGTCGACGCGCCCGCCACCTCGCCCGAGACGAGCACCACCATGGCCGCACCCCCTTCCGCCCCGGCCGATGCCGCGCCCAAACGCGCCCAGGCCTCCGGCGACGCCGCACTGACCGTCACCGACATCAGCGTCGGTCATCACGAGGGATTCGATCGGGTCGTCTACGAGCTCGGCGGCACCGGCACGCCGGGCTGGGAGGTCGAATACGTCGACCAGGCCGTGCAGGACGGCAGCGGCAATGCCATCGACGTCGCGGGACAGGCCGTGCTGGAAGTGCGGATCACCGGCTCGGTCTACCCGTTCGACAGCGGCGTGGAGCCGTACTCGGGCCCCGACCCGGTGGTCGACCCGTCCACGCCCGCCATCGCGGGGGTGTACCGGACCATCGTCTTCGAGGGCGTCACCCAGTCGTTCGTCGGCGTCAACGGCGAGCGCCCCGCGTTCTCGGTGAGCGCGCTGAGCGGCCCGACCCGGCTCGTCATCGATATCGCCACCTCTTAG
- a CDS encoding cystathionine beta-synthase — MRIADHVVDLIGDTPLVRLNSVVGPNAGVVAAKIEYLNPGGSSKDRIAVKMIEAAEASGQLRPGGTIVEPTSGNTGVGLALVAQQRGYKCVFVCPDKVSEDKRNVLRAYGAEVVVCPTAVPPDHPDSYYSVSDRLVREIDGAWKPDQYSNPGGPDSHYETTGPEIWRDTDGKVTHFVAGVGTGGTITGTGRYLKEVSGGKVQIIGADPEGSVYSGGTGRPYLVEGVGEDFWPSAYDPSVPDEIIAVSDADSFDMTRRLAREEGLLVGGSCGMAVVAAIEVARRDPDALVVVLLPDGGRGYLSKIFNDEWMSSYGFLRTRLDGTTAEPLVGDVLRGKSGALPDLVHTHPSETLRDAIEILREYGVSQMPVVGAEPPVMAGEVAGSVSERDLLSAVFEGRAHLTDSVAQHMSPSFPLIGSGEPISAATKALSDSDALMVVEDGKPVGVITRHDLLGFLSTGAIGK, encoded by the coding sequence ATGCGCATCGCGGATCATGTCGTGGACCTCATCGGTGACACCCCGCTGGTCCGGCTGAACTCGGTCGTCGGGCCGAACGCCGGTGTGGTGGCCGCCAAGATCGAATACCTGAACCCGGGCGGCAGCTCCAAGGACCGGATCGCGGTGAAGATGATCGAGGCCGCCGAAGCATCCGGGCAGCTACGCCCGGGCGGCACGATCGTCGAGCCGACCTCGGGTAACACCGGTGTGGGCCTGGCGCTGGTCGCGCAGCAGCGCGGGTACAAATGCGTGTTCGTCTGCCCCGACAAGGTGAGCGAGGACAAGCGCAACGTGCTGCGCGCCTACGGCGCCGAGGTGGTGGTCTGCCCGACCGCCGTCCCGCCGGACCACCCGGACAGCTACTACAGCGTCTCCGACCGTCTCGTCCGTGAGATCGACGGCGCCTGGAAGCCGGACCAGTACTCCAACCCCGGCGGCCCCGACAGCCACTACGAGACCACCGGCCCGGAGATCTGGCGCGACACCGACGGCAAGGTCACCCACTTCGTCGCCGGCGTCGGCACCGGCGGCACCATCACCGGCACCGGCCGCTACCTCAAGGAGGTTTCCGGCGGGAAGGTGCAGATCATCGGCGCCGACCCGGAGGGCTCGGTGTATTCCGGCGGCACCGGCCGGCCGTATCTGGTCGAGGGCGTCGGCGAGGACTTCTGGCCCTCGGCCTACGACCCGAGCGTGCCCGACGAGATCATCGCCGTCTCCGACGCCGACTCCTTCGACATGACCCGCCGCCTGGCCCGCGAGGAGGGCCTGCTGGTCGGCGGCTCGTGCGGCATGGCCGTGGTCGCCGCCATCGAGGTGGCGCGCCGCGATCCCGACGCGCTGGTGGTGGTGCTGCTGCCCGACGGCGGCCGCGGCTACCTGTCGAAGATCTTCAACGACGAGTGGATGAGCTCCTACGGCTTCCTGCGCACCCGCCTCGACGGCACCACCGCCGAACCGCTGGTCGGCGACGTGCTGCGCGGCAAGTCCGGCGCCCTGCCCGACCTGGTGCACACCCACCCCTCGGAGACCCTGCGCGACGCCATCGAGATCCTGCGTGAATACGGCGTCTCCCAGATGCCCGTGGTGGGCGCCGAGCCGCCCGTCATGGCAGGCGAGGTGGCCGGCAGCGTCTCCGAACGCGACCTGCTCTCGGCCGTCTTCGAGGGCCGCGCCCACCTCACCGACTCGGTGGCCCAGCACATGTCGCCGTCGTTCCCGCTGATCGGCTCCGGCGAGCCGATCTCCGCCGCGACCAAGGCGCTGTCGGATTCGGACGCGTTGATGGTGGTGGAGGACGGTAAGCCCGTCGGCGTGATCACCCGCCACGATCTGCTCGGGTTCCTGAGCACGGGTGCTATCGGGAAGTAA
- a CDS encoding SGNH/GDSL hydrolase family protein, which yields MGDPRIRWRTAAVTGAATVLAGSGAGTASWAAYRYLMAQAGVARGVIGRDTSKPPEADGIYLPGAVRPEPWRLDRHADLHLMIFGDSTAAGVGCTDATEVPGVRLARGLAEATGRSIRLSTKAISGATSKGLSGQVDAMFVAGPPPDAAVILIGGNDITKKHSVGRSAGRLKRAVARLSEAGSVVVVGTCPDLGTVAAIPQPLRSVVHTWSLRLARAQTAVTLTAGGHPVSMGDLLSKDFHAAPEQMFSADGFHPSAAGYALAAEHLLPVLLSALSERDLAVPGVSPSTGAT from the coding sequence GTGGGCGATCCTCGAATCCGATGGCGGACCGCGGCGGTGACCGGCGCCGCGACCGTGCTCGCCGGGTCGGGCGCGGGCACCGCATCATGGGCGGCGTACCGGTATCTGATGGCGCAGGCGGGTGTGGCGCGCGGGGTGATCGGCCGCGACACCTCCAAGCCGCCGGAAGCCGACGGCATCTACCTGCCGGGTGCGGTGCGCCCCGAACCATGGCGCCTCGACCGGCACGCCGACCTGCACCTGATGATCTTCGGCGATTCCACCGCGGCCGGCGTCGGCTGCACCGACGCCACCGAAGTCCCCGGTGTGCGGCTGGCCCGCGGCCTGGCCGAAGCCACCGGCCGCAGCATCCGGCTCAGCACCAAAGCCATCTCCGGCGCCACCTCCAAGGGCCTGTCCGGCCAGGTCGACGCCATGTTCGTGGCCGGGCCGCCGCCGGACGCCGCGGTCATCCTGATCGGCGGCAACGACATCACCAAGAAGCATTCGGTGGGCCGCTCGGCCGGGCGGCTCAAGCGCGCGGTGGCGCGGCTGAGCGAGGCGGGCAGCGTGGTGGTGGTCGGCACCTGCCCGGATCTGGGCACCGTCGCCGCCATCCCGCAGCCGCTGCGCAGCGTCGTGCACACCTGGAGTCTGCGGCTGGCCCGCGCCCAGACCGCCGTCACGCTGACTGCGGGCGGCCATCCGGTGTCGATGGGCGATCTGCTCAGCAAGGACTTCCACGCCGCCCCGGAGCAGATGTTCTCCGCCGACGGCTTCCATCCCTCGGCCGCCGGATACGCCCTCGCGGCCGAGCATTTACTGCCGGTTCTGCTCAGTGCTCTCAGTGAGCGGGATCTGGCCGTACCGGGTGTTTCCCCCTCGACGGGCGCGACGTAG
- a CDS encoding DUF6131 family protein: MIILGAVLFIAGLIFDISVLTTIGIVVLIIGAVLFLLGSVGRPVAGRRHYY, encoded by the coding sequence ATGATCATTCTCGGAGCTGTACTCTTCATTGCCGGACTGATTTTCGATATTTCCGTGCTCACCACGATAGGAATCGTCGTCCTGATCATCGGCGCCGTGCTGTTCCTCCTGGGCAGTGTCGGGCGCCCCGTCGCAGGCAGGCGTCACTACTACTGA
- the lppU gene encoding LppU family putative lipoprotein has product MTNTALIVAIGAFVTAGILIVGVSVLASSFESTVAEAKQGATATSTTTVASTSAKPAPATQPGLAPPVTTTSKTTTTSATPIAANKTAKEAVALQVDVGDCVILDPDPKKVGKIACGSPDSTYKVVDKAGEGGSCPSDADHSHSVDKTTLCLDIDWTIGSCMTLKPSPTRIPCTAPDGVKVVAVKQNTTEVDTCPNADRGFVYSERKFVICFADL; this is encoded by the coding sequence ATGACGAATACCGCGCTGATCGTCGCGATCGGCGCGTTCGTCACCGCTGGCATCCTGATCGTCGGCGTCTCGGTGCTGGCCTCGTCGTTCGAATCCACCGTCGCCGAGGCCAAACAGGGCGCCACCGCCACCTCGACCACCACCGTGGCGTCCACGTCTGCGAAACCCGCTCCGGCCACCCAGCCGGGCCTGGCGCCGCCGGTCACCACCACGTCGAAGACCACCACCACCTCCGCCACGCCCATCGCGGCGAACAAGACCGCGAAGGAAGCGGTGGCGCTGCAGGTGGACGTTGGCGACTGCGTGATCCTCGACCCGGACCCGAAGAAGGTCGGCAAAATCGCCTGCGGCAGCCCCGATTCCACCTACAAGGTGGTCGACAAGGCCGGTGAAGGCGGCAGCTGCCCGTCCGACGCCGACCACTCCCACTCGGTCGACAAAACCACCCTCTGCCTCGACATCGACTGGACGATCGGCTCCTGCATGACCCTGAAGCCGTCCCCCACCCGCATCCCCTGCACCGCCCCCGACGGCGTGAAAGTGGTTGCGGTGAAGCAGAACACCACCGAAGTCGACACCTGCCCCAACGCCGACCGCGGTTTCGTCTACTCCGAACGCAAGTTCGTCATCTGCTTCGCGGATCTATAG
- a CDS encoding DUF418 domain-containing protein, with product MTQTAQSTAARRIGDVDMLRGFALFGILVTNAAVLTMLLSFTGPNSDPAPIYDGTWDRLAYGIIYGFFLGKFYLLFAFLFGYSFTLQIAAAERAGVAPVPRLLRRFAALLLIGLAHVCLLWIGDILTLYAVLCAILVLLRKIRPRAALIAGVTMYVLFAALAFAPGSNGGVGKLGEIFDLEAIRTGFLGSPADVFTTQLTTGPVYALFTLVGQGTTSMGMFLIGMAAGKVRLFEDAERLRRWTPRALLIGVVVALPVSVATVVLHTLHGEVPSYLFGLQELLNPVMTVLYMAAIVWLAHSSRAASVRRLAPAGRMAASNYIGQSVVMAVIFTGYGFALGDRIPPFAVLAIAVVTYLAQLWVSERWLRGHTYGPVEWLLRAATYRQWPAWRRTESVSTADAATRA from the coding sequence ATGACCCAGACGGCGCAGTCGACGGCGGCCCGGCGCATCGGCGACGTGGATATGCTGCGCGGTTTCGCGCTGTTCGGAATCCTGGTCACCAATGCGGCAGTGCTGACCATGCTGCTGTCGTTCACCGGACCGAATTCCGATCCCGCGCCGATCTACGACGGCACCTGGGACCGGCTCGCCTACGGAATCATCTACGGATTCTTCCTCGGCAAGTTCTACCTGCTGTTCGCTTTTCTGTTCGGGTATTCGTTCACGCTGCAAATCGCGGCCGCCGAACGCGCCGGGGTCGCGCCCGTCCCGCGGTTGCTGCGCCGGTTCGCGGCGCTGCTGCTGATCGGCCTGGCGCATGTGTGCCTGTTGTGGATCGGCGACATCCTCACCCTGTACGCGGTGCTGTGCGCGATTCTGGTGCTGCTGCGCAAGATTCGGCCGCGCGCCGCGCTGATCGCCGGTGTGACGATGTACGTCCTGTTCGCCGCGCTCGCGTTCGCGCCGGGCAGCAACGGCGGGGTCGGCAAGCTCGGCGAGATCTTCGACCTGGAAGCGATTCGCACCGGATTCCTGGGTTCCCCGGCCGACGTCTTCACCACCCAGCTCACGACCGGGCCGGTCTACGCGCTGTTCACCCTCGTCGGTCAGGGGACTACCAGCATGGGCATGTTCCTGATCGGCATGGCGGCGGGCAAGGTGCGACTGTTCGAGGACGCCGAACGGTTGCGTCGCTGGACGCCGCGAGCGTTGCTGATCGGCGTCGTCGTCGCGCTGCCCGTCTCGGTCGCGACGGTGGTGCTGCACACCCTGCACGGCGAGGTGCCGAGCTACCTGTTCGGACTTCAGGAGCTACTCAACCCGGTGATGACCGTGCTGTACATGGCGGCGATCGTCTGGCTGGCGCACTCGAGCCGTGCGGCCTCGGTGCGCCGATTAGCACCCGCCGGACGCATGGCGGCGAGCAATTACATCGGCCAATCGGTGGTGATGGCCGTGATCTTCACCGGGTACGGATTCGCACTCGGCGACCGCATCCCGCCGTTCGCCGTCCTCGCGATCGCCGTCGTCACCTATCTGGCTCAACTATGGGTGAGCGAGCGATGGTTGCGCGGGCATACCTACGGCCCGGTGGAATGGCTGCTGCGCGCCGCGACCTACCGGCAGTGGCCGGCGTGGCGCCGAACCGAGAGCGTCAGTACCGCGGATGCTGCCACGCGCGCTTAG